One segment of Macaca fascicularis isolate 582-1 chromosome 2, T2T-MFA8v1.1 DNA contains the following:
- the LOC107128858 gene encoding destrin yields MDPGTQVADEVCHIFHDMKVHKCSTPEEIKQRKKTVIFCLSADKKCIIVEEGKEISAGVTITGPFKHFVGMLPEKDCCCALYDASFETKKFRRVLFVCLFLWAPELPPLKSKMIYTNSKDGIKKKFQANEPEDLNWVCVRWVGT; encoded by the coding sequence ATGGACCCAGGAACGCAAGTTGCTGATGAAGTATGTCACATTTTTCATGACATGAAAGTTCATAAATGCTCCACACCAGAAGAAATCAAGCAAAGAAAGAAGACTGTCATTTTTTGTCTCAGTGCAGACAAAAAGTGCATCATTGTAGAAGAGGGCAAAGAGATCTCAGCTGGAGTAACCATAACCGGTCCTTTCAAGCACTTTGTGGGAATGCTTCCTGAAAAAGATTGCTGCTGTGCTTTATATGATGCaagctttgaaacaaagaaattcagaagagtattgtttgtttgtttgtttttgtgggcACCAGAACTACCACCTCTGAAAAGTAAAATGATCTACACAAACTCTAAGGAtggaatcaaaaagaaatttcaagCAAATGAACCAGAAGATCTCAATTGGGTTTGTGTTAGATGGGTGGGTACTTGA